The following are encoded in a window of Primulina eburnea isolate SZY01 chromosome 4, ASM2296580v1, whole genome shotgun sequence genomic DNA:
- the LOC140830295 gene encoding fatty acid desaturase 4-like 2, chloroplastic, whose product MPPLQFEDESWQSTRVQLACFASGCATVMISVAKFISMFLSKSTDLRIWIESIFAAVAGYVLADFLTGIVHWAIDNYGDPKHPVLGPQIEAIQCHHQQPWILAKHHVATNIYIQGVAATLLFSPVNMFCEDLNLLAFTSVFACCGFFSQQFHAWAHTPRRKLPPVVVVLQDSGIILGPSHHAGHHQPPFDRRYCIVSGFCDWFLDKSKFFVGIEVVLFHMLGVEPVSWGTKSLL is encoded by the coding sequence ATGCCACCACTACAATTCGAAGACGAGAGTTGGCAATCGACGAGGGTTCAGCTTGCATGCTTTGCAAGTGGGTGCGCCACCGTGATGATTTCGGTAGCCAAGTTCATTTCAATGTTCTTAAGTAAATCAACCGATTTAAGGATCTGGATCGAGTCCATTTTCGCCGCGGTGGCGGGCTACGTACTGGCTGATTTCCTAACCGGAATCGTCCACTGGGCCATCGATAACTATGGAGACCCTAAACACCCAGTCTTGGGACCGCAGATTGAAGCGATTCAATGCCACCATCAGCAGCCGTGGATTCTCGCGAAGCACCACGTCGCCACCAATATTTATATTCAAGGGGTGGCGGCGACTCTTCTTTTCTCGCCGGTTAACATGTTCTGTGAAGACCTTAATCTGCTCGCTTTCACGTCTGTATTCGCATGTTGCGGGTTCTTTAGCCAGCAATTCCATGCGTGGGCTCACACCCCCAGGCGGAAGCTTCCGCCGGTGGTGGTGGTTCTGCAGGATTCGGGAATCATTCTGGGACCATCTCATCATGCGGGGCACCACCAGCCCCCGTTTGACAGAAGATATTGTATCGTCAGTGGGTTTTGTGATTGGTTCTTGGATAAGTCTAAATTTTTCGTGGGGATTGAGGTCGTTTTGTTTCACATGCTCGGAGTCGAGCCGGTATCGTGGGGGACGAAATCTTTGTTGTAA
- the LOC140828919 gene encoding purple acid phosphatase 18-like produces MNFKLVVLILVVLTIGAAAEYIRPPPRKMIHFPWNSRPSSHPQQVHISLAGDKHMRISWITSDKNAPSIVEYGTSSQNYSFKAEGESTSYSYILYRSGKIHHTVIGPLEYGTLYFYRCGGEGTEFQLKTPPSQFPVTFAVAGDLGQTGWTKSTLDHIDQCRYDVHMLPGDLSYADYIQHRWDTFGELVQPLASARPWMVTQGNHEKENIPIFIDSFKSYNSRWKMPYEESGSSSNLYYSFDVAGVHVIMLGSYTDYDQYSVQYSWLKTDLSMVDRERTPWLLVLFHAPWYNSNEAHQGEGDDMMAAMEPLLHAASVDVIFAGHVHAYERSRRVYNGKVDPCGAVHITIGDGGNGEGLAHKYLDPQPEWSVFREASFGHGEFKIVNSTHAFWSWHRNDDDEPVKSDEIWITSLLGSGCVAEKSHELRKILLEP; encoded by the exons ATGAATTTTAAATTGGTTGTCTTGATTCTGGTCGTGCTGACAATCGGCGCCGCGGCGGAGTACATTCGACCGCCGCCGCGCAAAATGATTCACTTCCCGTGGAATTCGAGGCCCTCTTCTCATCCTCAACAG GTTCACATCTCCTTGGCCGGAGACAAACACATGCGGATATCATGGATAACTAGCGACAAAAATGCTCCTTCAATTGTTGAATATGGAacgtcatcccaaaattacagTTTTAAAGCTGAAGGAGAGAGTACTAGTTATAGTTATATACTGTATAGATCTGGGAAGATTCACCATACGGTGATTGGTCCCCTGGAATATGGCACGTTGTATTTCTATAGATGTGGTGGGGAGGGCACTGAGTTCCAACTAAAAACTCCACCCTCTCAATTTCCTGTTACATTTGCTGTGGCAGGTGATTTAGGTCAGACTGGATGGACCAAGTCGACTTTGGACCACATAGACCAGTGCAGATATGATGTACATATGCTTCCTGGAGACCTTTCCTATGCGGATTATATACAACATAGATGGGACACGTTTGGGGAACTAGTGCAGCCACTCGCTAGTGCAAGACCGTGGATGGTGACCCAAGGGAATCATGAGAAGGAGAACATACCAATCTTCATAGACAGCTTCAAATCCTATAACTCAAGATGGAAGATGCCGTATGAAGAGAGTGGGTCCAGTTCGAATCTCTACTATTCGTTTGACGTGGCCGGAGTTCATGTCATAATGCTTGGTTCGTACACTGATTATGATCAGTACTCCGTTCAATACAGTTGGCTGAAG ACTGATCTTTCAATGGTGGACCGTGAAAGAACACCCTGGCTACTTGTGTTGTTTCATGCACCATGGTATAACAGTAATGAGGCTCATCAAGGTGAAGGTGATGACATGATGGCAGCGATGGAGCCCTTGCTTCATGCTGCTAGTGTGGATGTTATTTTTGCTGGCCATGTGCATGCTTATGAGCGCTCG AGGCGTGTGTACAATGGTAAAGTGGATCCCTGTGGAGCTGTTCACATTACAATTGGTGATGGCGGAAATGGTGAAGGTTTAGCTCACAA GTACCTGGATCCCCAGCCCGAGTGGTCTGTCTTCCGCGAAGCAAGTTTCGGTCATGGCGAGTTCAAGATAGTGAACTCTACCCATGCGTTTTGGAGTTGGCACAGGAATGATGACGACGAACCAGTGAAGTCTGATGAAATATGGATTACTTCTCTACTTGGTTCTGGTTGTGTTGCTGAAAAGAGCCACGAGCTAAGAAAAATTCTACTGGAGCCTTGA
- the LOC140828920 gene encoding uncharacterized protein isoform X1: protein MADFDLLPPSFSLGLDLDIESEPPSNSSTQPAERPLSSTAVGFRTIEISEHEDFESPMRISLQQVSNPTRVLKRLRKGPTVQLNSEARNGEANDARGRYDVDDGIEGFSSEEDCPRAGNPPGHSICSSSKPSLHVRQVLTTQSGSLWKSTRRKEVLGASTSVSPLRRFQLIVSSSDSDDSSNGENVCKVGCSTSYSRKESVGNHETDLCKDICKEKSFRIPTPAFDEVCDKFFRSGKSDNEVVINGEDSKNEKKLDVGSVPPAHLYFFHDNSRIQKLVCDRLPNFFPLGTAKNQEHKQQKASVIDYMHQFCHEENSKITYETSSTRTKRNVSKSNAIMPEDSENWVNPKGCGIPKKAGKRKVHAAASKSSGHWYTNSSGQRVYVSRNGQQLSGQSAYRGYRKESGTGLKNPKKKAAAKKKTAAKKKSAPKKK from the exons ATGGCGGATTTCGATTTGTTGCCTCCTTCGTTCTCTCTAGGGCTTGATTTGGACATAGAATCGGAACCGCCTTCCAACTCTTCAACCCAGCCAGCTGAACGGCCTCTAAGTTCAACCGCTGTAGGTTTTAGGACGATTGAAATAAGCGaacatgaagattttgaatccCCAATGAGGATTTCTCTCCAACAGGTTTCTAACCCAACTCGGGTGCTCAAAAGGCTTCGAAAGGGGCCCACTGTACAGCTCAATTCCGAGGCCCGAAACGGAGAAGCTAATGATGCGCGGGGAAGATACGATGTGGATGATGGTATCGAGGGTTTCTCTTCCGAGGAAGATTGCCCTAGAG CTGGAAATCCTCCTGGTCATTCTATATGTAGCAGCTCGAAGCCCTCACTACATGTTCGGCAAGTTTTGACTACACAATCTGGTAGTCTCTGGAAATCAACCAGGAGGAAAGAGGTTTTAGGTGCTTCGACATCTGTCAGTCCTCTTCGAAGATTCCAGCTGATCGTTTCTAGTTCTGATTCTGACGACTCATCTAATGGTGAAAATGTGTGTAAAGTCGGTTGTTCAACTTCATATTCAAGGAAAGAATCTGTTGGCAATCACGAAACTGATTTGTGTAAAGATATCTGCAAGGAGAAGAGTTTTCGCATCCCTACTCCTGCTTTTGATGAGGTCTGTGATAAATTTTTCAGATCCGGGAAATCTGACAATGAAGTGGTAATTAACGGCGAGGACTCTAAAAATGAGAAGAAATTGGATGTGGGTTCTGTTCCTCCAGCTCATCTCTATTTTTTCCATGACAATtcaagaattcagaaactggTTTGTGATCGGTTGCCCaacttcttccccttgggaacaGCAAAAAATCAGGAACATAAGCAGCAGAAGGCATCAGTTATTGATTACAT GCACCAATTCTGccatgaagaaaattcgaagataACGTATGAGACTAGCTCcacgaggaccaagagaaatgTTTCAAAATCGAATGCCATCATGCCTGAAGATTCTGAAAACTGGGTGAATCCAAAAGGTTGTGGAATTCCTAAAAAGGCTGGAAAGAGAAAGGTGCACGCAGCTGCCAGTAAATCTAGTGGTCACTGGTACACCAACTCAAGTGGCCAAAGA GTTTACGTTAGCAGAAATGGGCAGCAGTTGAGTGGTCAAAGTGCTTACAGGGGTTACAGGAAG GAAAGTGGAACGGGGTTAAAAAATCCGAAGAAGAAAGCAGCTGCGAAGAAGAAAACTGCTGCAAAGAAAAAAAGTGCTCCTAAGAAGAAATAA
- the LOC140828920 gene encoding uncharacterized protein isoform X2: MADFDLLPPSFSLGLDLDIESEPPSNSSTQPAERPLSSTAVGFRTIEISEHEDFESPMRISLQQVSNPTRVLKRLRKGPTVQLNSEARNGEANDARGRYDVDDGIEGFSSEEDCPRAGNPPGHSICSSSKPSLHVRQVLTTQSGSLWKSTRRKEVLGASTSVSPLRRFQLIVSSSDSDDSSNGENVCKVGCSTSYSRKESVGNHETDLCKDICKEKSFRIPTPAFDEVCDKFFRSGKSDNEVVINGEDSKNEKKLDVGSVPPAHLYFFHDNSRIQKLVCDRLPNFFPLGTAKNQEHKQQKASVIDYMHQFCHEENSKITYETSSTRTKRNVSKSNAIMPEDSENWVNPKGCGIPKKAGKRKVHAAASKSSGHWYTNSSGQRVYVSRNGQQLSGQSAYRGYRKVATNFCTLKTSCL, translated from the exons ATGGCGGATTTCGATTTGTTGCCTCCTTCGTTCTCTCTAGGGCTTGATTTGGACATAGAATCGGAACCGCCTTCCAACTCTTCAACCCAGCCAGCTGAACGGCCTCTAAGTTCAACCGCTGTAGGTTTTAGGACGATTGAAATAAGCGaacatgaagattttgaatccCCAATGAGGATTTCTCTCCAACAGGTTTCTAACCCAACTCGGGTGCTCAAAAGGCTTCGAAAGGGGCCCACTGTACAGCTCAATTCCGAGGCCCGAAACGGAGAAGCTAATGATGCGCGGGGAAGATACGATGTGGATGATGGTATCGAGGGTTTCTCTTCCGAGGAAGATTGCCCTAGAG CTGGAAATCCTCCTGGTCATTCTATATGTAGCAGCTCGAAGCCCTCACTACATGTTCGGCAAGTTTTGACTACACAATCTGGTAGTCTCTGGAAATCAACCAGGAGGAAAGAGGTTTTAGGTGCTTCGACATCTGTCAGTCCTCTTCGAAGATTCCAGCTGATCGTTTCTAGTTCTGATTCTGACGACTCATCTAATGGTGAAAATGTGTGTAAAGTCGGTTGTTCAACTTCATATTCAAGGAAAGAATCTGTTGGCAATCACGAAACTGATTTGTGTAAAGATATCTGCAAGGAGAAGAGTTTTCGCATCCCTACTCCTGCTTTTGATGAGGTCTGTGATAAATTTTTCAGATCCGGGAAATCTGACAATGAAGTGGTAATTAACGGCGAGGACTCTAAAAATGAGAAGAAATTGGATGTGGGTTCTGTTCCTCCAGCTCATCTCTATTTTTTCCATGACAATtcaagaattcagaaactggTTTGTGATCGGTTGCCCaacttcttccccttgggaacaGCAAAAAATCAGGAACATAAGCAGCAGAAGGCATCAGTTATTGATTACAT GCACCAATTCTGccatgaagaaaattcgaagataACGTATGAGACTAGCTCcacgaggaccaagagaaatgTTTCAAAATCGAATGCCATCATGCCTGAAGATTCTGAAAACTGGGTGAATCCAAAAGGTTGTGGAATTCCTAAAAAGGCTGGAAAGAGAAAGGTGCACGCAGCTGCCAGTAAATCTAGTGGTCACTGGTACACCAACTCAAGTGGCCAAAGA GTTTACGTTAGCAGAAATGGGCAGCAGTTGAGTGGTCAAAGTGCTTACAGGGGTTACAGGAAG GTTGCAACAAATTTCTGCACTTTGAAAACGTCATGTTTATGA
- the LOC140828921 gene encoding uncharacterized protein At5g41620-like → MISALERELEHARARISERETERRYSKKKLEQFMLKLSEEKAAWRSREHEKIRAILLDMKVELSNEKKTRQRLEMVNSKLVNQLSEAKLSAKRYMQESEKERKARELIEEVCDELAREIGDDRDEVEAAKRESMKVQEDVEEEIKMLQISEVWREERVQMKLVDAKVMVEEKYAQMNKLVADLQTLLNLRSTISDMGEIKKAGLLFQAAGSVKIQDVKELRYEPPSSDEIFSVFEDNFGKSKKMEAEPCLGYGPCHDSQIHTVSPGVGILVKDYARALSNVFMSQSGELEEDTNEWETASHVEDQGSSNSPDGSDPSVDRHFQARNISRSGAETPIMDFGEVARVPTRNSKKASKENW, encoded by the coding sequence ATGATATCTGCCCTTGAGAGAGAACTTGAGCATGCTAGAGCCAGAATCAGCGAGCGCGAAACTGAGCGTCGATATTCTAAAAAGAAACTCGAGCAGTTCATGCTGAAACTCAGTGAGGAAAAGGCTGCTTGGCGGAGTAGAGAACACGAAAAAATCCGTGCAATTTTACTTGATATGAAGGTTGAATTAAGCAATGAAAAGAAAACCAGGCAGCGGCTTGAGATGGTCAATTCCAAGTTGGtaaatcagttatctgaagcTAAGTTATCTGCAAAGCGCTATATGCAAGAAAGTGAAAAGGAGAGGAAGGCGAGGGAACTGATCGAGGAGGTCTGTGATGAGCTTGCTAGAGAAATAGGAGATGATAGGGATGAAGTGGAAGCAGCAAAGAGAGAATCGATGAAAGTTCAAGAGGATGTGGAAGAAGAGATAAAGATGTTGCAGATATCTGAGGTTTGGCGTGAGGAACGAGTGCAAATGAAGTTGGTCGATGCAAAGGTTATGGTCGAAGAGAAGTACGCACAAATGAACAAGCTAGTAGCCGATCTTCAGACCCTTCTGAATTTGAGAAGTACAATATCTGATATGGGGGAAATAAAAAAAGCAGGATTGCTCTTCCAGGCTGCTGGCTCTGTCAAGATACAAGATGTCAAGGAATTAAGGTACGAGCCCCCAAGTTCagatgagatcttctctgtctTTGAAGATAATTTTGGAAAATCCAAAAAGATGGAGGCTGAGCCATGTCTTGGATACGGTCCTTGCCATGACTCCCAGATTCACACAGTGAGTCCTGGAGTGGGAATTCTTGTTAAAGATTATGCTCGCGCACTTTCCAACGTGTTTATGAGTCAAAGTGGTGAGCTAGAAGAAGATACCAATGAGTGGGAAACTGCGAGCCATGTTGAGGATCAGGGCTCAAGTAATTCCCCCGATGGAAGTGATCCTTCTGTCGACAGGCATTTTCAAGCCAGAAATATTTCAAGAAGCGGAGCGGAGACACCAATCATGGACTTCGGTGAAGTTGCTCGGGTGCCAACACGAAATTCGAAAAAGGCCTCGAAAGAAAATtggtaa